CGCGGAGATGCGGGGGGCGGGGAGGCGGTCGCCCGAACCTGGGTAGGAGCGGGCGTGCACGGCGACGCGTTGCACGCCGTCGGCCGTGGTCAATCGCGAGCACAGGTCGCTGACGGCGGCTGCGCGCGAGGCCTTGGCCTGGTCGTCTGCGAGGTCCCACGCGTCGGTGGTGAATCGCAGTGCCGCGGTCGCGGTCTGCGCGACGGCGTCCCACACGAACGCTGCGCCCTGGCCGTACTCGACGCCGAACAGGGCGAACGAGTGCAGCCGCTCCCCCGCCGCGCCCGGCACGGTGATGCGGCCTTCGACGTGGGCGGCGTTGACCTTCACGACGGTGGAGGTCTGGCGAACGGCCCTGCGGAGCATGAACAGCCCCACCGTGGTGAGCCGTTCGAGGAACGACCGTCCACCCCAGGACCCCACGGCGACCACCGCGATCGGCGTCGTCCACCACGCCACCGCCCACAATGCGCCCGGCAGGTCCTTACCCACCGTGAGCAGCCACATCGGCCGCGCCAAGGCGACGGCGACGAGTCCCAGTTGCGGGCCGGACAGCCCGAGCATCACTCCCGAGCGGGACAACGGCGCGAACGACGCCGACGGCACCAGGTCCTCACCGGCGTGTCCACTTATCCGGGTCATCGTGCGCCTCCGAACGGGTTGGGGCCGGACTCGGTCTCCGGCTCAGCATGCGGTGTGAGAACGGCTGGCTGGGGGTTGCTCGACGTTGGTTGAGCCTGACGCTGTGGCTCGTTCGGCTGCGCGACGACCGGGCCGTTCGGCCGCGCGCCGGCTCGTGCCGGTGATCCCGCGGGTGTCGGACCGCGGCCGGTTTCGGACTCCGCCGTGCCCGAACCCGGTGTCGTCGCCCGTGGCGTTCCGGAGTCATCGGCGCCTGAACGTCGAGGTGCCACGCTTCGGGTAGGTTCCCCGGTCGTCGTCGTGGCGTCGTGTCGGCCGCCCGACGGTGACGTGCCCGAATCACTGGGCGACGGCGAAGGTCCGCCCGTGGCCGACGTGGTCCCCCTCACACCGGACCTCGCTGCTCCCGCTGCCTCAGTTGAGTCGAGCGGCTGGACGTCGGACCCGTTACTGCCGTCGTGCCCTACTGGGGGCCAGGCAGCTTCGTCGACCGGTCCCCCGAGGCCAGTCACCTCGTCGCCGTGCTCCAGGCCGCCGTCGACCGGGAGCGTAGGAACGGCGTCGCCCTGCCAGCCATCCTCAGACGGCGAAACGTCACCACGATCCGCCTTCGCCTCGTCGTGACCCGCAGGGTCGGCGACGCCCGAGGCGGCGGCGGTGCCCCTTCCCCTGCTGGACGGGCTCCCATGCAGGCCTGCAGCGTTGCCGCTGTGCGCCACCGAGTCGCTCGAGCCACGGGCCTTGCCGTTGATGGTCTTGCCCGAGCCGTTCATCCCGGTGCGCCGGTCGCCCTTGCCTGCGGCCATGACAGGCGCCGTCGAGTGAGGATCGCCCGTCGAGGGTCGCGATGGTTCTGCGCCGGCCGTTGTCGACCCAAAGCCGCTGAACCCCGCAATCGATCCGGCGCCGGCTCCGGCGATCGCGGCAGCGTCCTTGGCTGAACCGCCAAGTCGCTCACGCAGTGCGGCGATCCCTTGGTTGGCGCCGGCATGGGTCAGCGAGTTCGACAGCCCCTTGATCTTGTCAGCGTGCGCTGTGATCGCTCCGCCGAGCTGCGCTCCGGCGAATCCGACGAAGGAGAACGCCAGAGCCGGCGAGGCGACGGCCACGGTGATCGCGATGATCCCGAGGATGAGGCCGTCCGCGCCTCCTCGCGATCCCAGTGCGCAGCCGAGCGCGACGGTGCCCGCAGCAATGGGCTTGGTCAGCAGCAGCGCGACCGCCATCTGTAGCCACTTGCTCGACATCGGGCGCGTGCCGCGGAACCCGATGAGCATCAACGCGACGGGCGCAAACCCCGCCAGCGCGATCTGCCCGAACGTTACGGCGCCCAGCACGATGACCAGGCCGATCACGGGCAGCATGGCCAGCCCGACGAAGATGAGCGCGAGCCACCACGTCGACACCGCCGACACCCCGAGCAGCATCGACACCATGGCCGTCGTCGCAGCCGACGTCGCCCCGGTCACGACCGCGGAGCCTGCCACGACCTCGGGCGCGGTGATCGAGTTGAGGATCGAGGTGGTCAGCCAGTCCGACGCGTTCACCAGCCGGGAGTACAGCAGCAGGCTCGCGGCAGTCAGCGGCCAGGCGAGGATCGCCCACACCCAGCCCCGCAGGATCCGACTGTGGTCGGACGAGATCATCCCGGCGATGATCTCCACCGCGCAGACCGCCACCGCGACGACGGCAAACACCCCACCCCACTTGGCCGCCTGACCGAACGCAGCCTGCCACTCCGAGGCCGAGATGACCGTCAGCGGGTTGTTGAACGCGAGGTTGAGAAGCCAGACCAGCGCCTCGCCCATACCCTCGACGATCCCGTCGACGAAGCCCTCCCAGTCGAGCGGGTTCCACCACGAGCCGCTCGCCAGCGTCGCCGCGACGACGACGGCGGGGACCAGCACGAGCGGGTGACGTCGCCTGGCAGGTCGGCGTAGCGGCCACCGACGACGGCGCGGCGGACGCCCTCGGGTCCTCGGACTGCGCGAGTCGCGGGCGGGCACGGTCAGAACCCGAGGTCGAAGCCCGCGAAGTACCCGGTGATCCCGAACGCGGCACCGGTCAGGGCCGCGCCGATCGCGCACACGATGAGCGCACCCACCGAGACCCGCTGCATCTGCTGGCTCGCCGACGCCTTACCCGCGATCCACGCGACGATCGCGACGACGAACAAGATGCCCAGCACGATGAGGCACACCGCTTGGATGCCGCCCGCCCACTCCTGGAGCTGGGTCATGAAGGGGAACGCGTCGAACTCGAGGTCGACGCCGAGGTCGACGTTGTCATCCTCGCCGGCAGCGAGAACGGGCGCACGCGTGTCGGCAGCGACGACGTCGCGGGTCGTGGCGAGGACCATCCGGACTCCCGAGGTGGTGGCCCGCGCGGATCGCGAGCTTCACTCTCACTTCGCCGACCCCGCGACGAACCATCGGTCCGATATCGATCACAGGGCGCACGCGCGACGCCTTCCGGCCGGCCCTTGGGCCTGGCGACCGCCTACCGCGTGACGCTCTCGAGCTTTCGCCTGAGGAAGTCCGGGTTGGGCGGGTAGGCCGACGGCATCCGCAGTTGCTGGCCGTCGTAGGGCTCGAGGAGTCGCGCGAGCTCTGGATCGTCGTCGATCAGGTCGGTAGCCACGGTGACCGTGTAGTCGGGGTTGATCTGCAGGTAGCCGTTCTCGAAGGCGACGTCGACGAGACTCGACAAGCAGATCCCGTTGCTCGGGTCGATCCGGATGGACGCGTCCTCTGCCCACGGGACGATGTGCGCGGCAACGAGAAAGCTGCGGGTCGAGATACCTGTGATCGCGCACCTGTAGCCGTAGGCGCTCTTCACCCTGCCTGCGAAGACTGCCTGGTAGCTCCCACGTACCTTCGTGGTTGCTGAACCATCAGGGGCACTCGTGTCGCCGAGAGCGAACCGCTCCTCGGCCTGACTCTCCACGGCGGAGTCACGGTCGAGCGACTCGGCCAGCGCATCGTCCGTTACGGCCACTGCGCGTGTCCGGCGGGAACTCGTCGTTCCATCGCGCCACGCGAGCAAGGCTTCACGCTCGTCGGTTGACCAGGCGGCATCCGGGTCGGACTCGACGACGGCCCAGATGAGGCCTTGGGCATCCACGGCATCTCGAAGTCCGGCAATCCTGTGTTGCTCAGCCCGCACGCGGACCTCGCCACACAGGTCCAGCAGTGCCTCGTAGCGCTTGACGAGTGTCGACTCGTCGACGGGCACTCCGGCAAGGAGGGAGGCCTTCTTCACTGGCCGTGCGTTGTACGGCGGCCACGTCGTGACGTCCCGTGCCATGAGCAGCGTCGACCCGAGGGCGAGGCGGTTGCCGGGCGTGAAGCTGCCGAGCCCATTCATCTCGACGTCGAATGTCGCCAGCCTGGCGACGGGGTCCGGGGAGTCGTCCCAGAGTGCGCTGACGGCACGCGCGAACGAGTCCTCGTCAGCAGTCGCGGACTCCTTCAGGTCAGCAGCGAACCTCCAGTTCAGCCAGTTCGCTGGGGCGCTCCGGTCGCGAAGTACCGACCACAGTGCCTCGACCCAGCCAGCATCGCCCGCAAGAAAGGCACTGCGTACGTCAGCGAGCCTCGCGGCGACCTGAACCTTGTACTCACGTTCTTGCGCGTCGAGGTCCAATGACTCTGCGATCCGGGCCGCCCACGACATGAACGCCGCCCAGGAGCCAGTCGTCTCGCGCTTCGAAGACAAACCGGGGCTGACGTCGAAGCCGAGTCGCCGCAGCACAGGGGCAGTCACGCCTTCACCGCCGCTGAACTCTGAAGCGGCGAGGCCGGCCGCTGCACCAAGGACGGCCTTGGAGGCGTACTGCCGTCCTTCGTAGACGAGCTGGTAGGTCCGGGCACGACCGAACCCGTACTTGGCGTGGAAGGCGACTTCTCCGAGCTGATCGTGCTCCTCGATGGCCCGCAGGACATCGCCCCTCGTCACATCATCGAACCTGGCCACGCAGGTGACCCTACAACTGCCACTTCAGATCCGAGGAGCGCCGGAGCTCCTTGCGGTTCGCGGCGTGAGCGGCTCGCTAACGAGTCCAGGTCATCGCGACGGCGGCGCCCACGAGCATGAAGGGACCGAAGGGAAGCATCGACTGGCGGGTCGCTCGACGGGAGATCAGCAGGCCGGCTGCGACGATCCCGCCGAGGAGGAACGGCAGCACCCCAGCCCAGAGTGCTGCCTGCCATCCCTGCCAGCCGGCGAGCATCCCCAAGAGCACGGCGAGCTTGACGTCACCCAGGCCGAGCCCCCATGGACCGACGAGACTCAGCCCGAGGAACGCGACGCCGAACGCGGCCGCGCACAGGCCCGCGCGAGCGAGGTCTCCCCACGCTCCGGTGACCGCAGCGCCAGCCACCAGCAGTACCGCACTGGCGCACAGCGTCGGGTAGACGATCGCGTCCGGTAGACGGTGGTCTCGCCCGTCGATCACGCCCAAGGCCGCGCCGGCCACCGCGGCGACGACGAACACTGGCGTCGACCATCCGGGCCCCGTCAGCCACGTCGCCCAGACGACGGCGACGACACCCCAGACGGCGATCGAGCGCCAGTTCGGCCGCACATCGCTGACGATCCGCTCGACGAGCGCCGGCGTTCGCGCAGGGCTGGTCACGAACTCAGCCACCGAACTCGATCGGCAGGACCGTCGTCATCCACAGGCCGACCGTATCCGCACCCCAGCCGGTCGCGCCCACCAGGGAGCCCAGAAGGACCATCCCGAGCAGCGCGGCACCGGCGCCGCCGGCGAAGAACGAGGAGTTCTTGCTTCCCACCGTCCCGCCCGAGGCACGGGCGGCGACCCACAGGACGACCCCGGCGAGGAAGACGATCGCACACAGGATCAGCCCGACCGCGAGGACACCGCCGGCGATCTCTCGCAGTGTCGTCCCGGCTGCACCGGTGTCGGCGCCGTCGAGCCAGCCGAAGTCGAGTGCCGGGATCGTCACCGTGTCA
This Isoptericola jiangsuensis DNA region includes the following protein-coding sequences:
- a CDS encoding prepilin peptidase; translated protein: MAEFVTSPARTPALVERIVSDVRPNWRSIAVWGVVAVVWATWLTGPGWSTPVFVVAAVAGAALGVIDGRDHRLPDAIVYPTLCASAVLLVAGAAVTGAWGDLARAGLCAAAFGVAFLGLSLVGPWGLGLGDVKLAVLLGMLAGWQGWQAALWAGVLPFLLGGIVAAGLLISRRATRQSMLPFGPFMLVGAAVAMTWTR
- a CDS encoding HNH endonuclease, whose product is MARFDDVTRGDVLRAIEEHDQLGEVAFHAKYGFGRARTYQLVYEGRQYASKAVLGAAAGLAASEFSGGEGVTAPVLRRLGFDVSPGLSSKRETTGSWAAFMSWAARIAESLDLDAQEREYKVQVAARLADVRSAFLAGDAGWVEALWSVLRDRSAPANWLNWRFAADLKESATADEDSFARAVSALWDDSPDPVARLATFDVEMNGLGSFTPGNRLALGSTLLMARDVTTWPPYNARPVKKASLLAGVPVDESTLVKRYEALLDLCGEVRVRAEQHRIAGLRDAVDAQGLIWAVVESDPDAAWSTDEREALLAWRDGTTSSRRTRAVAVTDDALAESLDRDSAVESQAEERFALGDTSAPDGSATTKVRGSYQAVFAGRVKSAYGYRCAITGISTRSFLVAAHIVPWAEDASIRIDPSNGICLSSLVDVAFENGYLQINPDYTVTVATDLIDDDPELARLLEPYDGQQLRMPSAYPPNPDFLRRKLESVTR